Proteins encoded by one window of Anopheles maculipalpis chromosome 2RL, idAnoMacuDA_375_x, whole genome shotgun sequence:
- the LOC126555970 gene encoding protein Fe65 homolog: MLSGDILIRQPLSVALLPPPSLIEFCKIMAAIATLANQQNIDDDDIFLENGLLSYENPNYHMDPQRLERNSHLYEEIISELQQQGTLRPIAGVQNGSQMIGNNRKGYGVLDLGTMGVELKSDPDASSPKEKKKLLSDTSPNESKTQKDQEPEHGEKTQEIQHIPGTLNSDDLYALPNKRKQLEVGEVPSEEDDADDEDLDRDALDSEEKGKREDIEAIEDKDKTKDLPPGWEKHEDNGGAYYWHIKSGTIQREPPLWPKDASSRELKTPSIPIPRSIQNSSFTQALNNLYGNPKDGTGASGNSKSALYDSMTSSVTRSSTSSALDQEDERRRREDVALKRRSFPLKSDTDRPIRFAVRSLGWVEIAEEDLTPERSSKAVNKCIVDLSLGRNDMLDVVGRWGDGKDLFMDLDEGALKLIDPENLTILNSQPIHTIRVWGVGRDNGRDFAYVARDRLTRIHMCHVFRCETAARTIANTLRDICKRIMIERSLQLDANGSSMNSTRCAIRPTDLPTENRRWIRHPQSFPTPMEEPKKVLRAQYVGSAEVNHPTGMEVLNDAIDKLTSGTPPENWNMVNVAVAPSMISVNSSDADGRLLCECRVRYLSFLGIGKNVQQCAFIMHTAQDKFVAHVFYCEPTSGPLCKTIEAACKLRYQKCLDAHPEGSGRYSADSQTPGKGIGATLKNLMSSFSLKKDKASS, from the exons ATGTTGTCAGGTGATATTTTGATCCGTCAACCATTGAGTGTGGCCTTGCTGCCGCCACCCTCATTAATagagttttgtaaaattatgGCGGCGATTGCAACGCTAGCCAATCAGCAAAATATCGACGATGATGACATTTTCCTAG AAAATGGTCTTTTGAGCTACGAAAATCCCAATTATCATATGGATCCCCAGCGATTAGAACGCAATTCTCATCTGTACGAGGAGATCATTTCGGAATTGCAACAGCAGGGAACTCTCCGGCCGATCGCAGGCGTACAGAATggttcgcaaatgattggcaaCAATCGCAAAGGCTACGGAGTGCTGGATCTTGGCACGATGGGTGTTGAGTTGAAGAGTGATCCAGATGCAAG TTCcccaaaggaaaagaaaaagttgctTAGCGACACGTCACCGAACGAGTCAAAAACACAGAAAGACCAGGAACCGGAACATGGGGAAAAAACGCAAGAAATTCAACACATTCCTGGGACCTTAAATTCTGACGATCTGTACGCGTTACCGAACAAGCGGAAACAGTTGGAAGTGGGGGAAGTTCCTTCGGAGGAGGATGATGCAGACGATGAAGATCTCGACAGGGACGCACTGGACAGTGAAGAGAAGGGAAAGCGGGAAGATATCGAAGCGATTGAGGATAAGGACAAAACGAAAGATTTACCACCGGGATGGGAGAAACATGAAG ATAATGGAGGCGCTTACTACTGGCATATCAAGTCCGGTACTATTCAGCGTGAACCGCCACTTTGGCCAAAGGACGCGAGCAGTCGAGAGCTGAAAACGCCCAGCATTCCCATACCGCGAAGTATACAGAATTCCTCCTTCACTCAAGCCTTGAACAACCTGTACGGGAATCCAAAGGATGGTACCGGCGCTAGCGGCAACAGTAAATCCGCCCTATACGACAGTATGACATCGTCCGTTACCAGAAGCAGCACTAGCTCGGCACTGGATCAGGAGGACGAGCGGCGCCGCCGGGAGGACGTTGCGTTAAA ACGACGAAGCTTCCCATTGAAATCGGACACCGATCGACCAATTCGATTTGCCGTACGTTCGCTTGGCTGGGTTGAGATTGCGGAAGAAGATCTAACACCGGAGCGATCCTCGAAAGCTGTCAACAAATGTATCGTTGATCTATCACTCGGGCGCAATGACATGCTGGACGTAGTGGGCCGTTGGGGAGAT GGCAAAGATTTATTCATGGACCTCGATGAAGGGGCGCTCAAGTTGATAGATCCGGAAAATTTGACAATATTAAACTCACAACCAATTCACACGATACGCGTATGGGGCGTAGGACGTGATAATGGTCG GGACTTTGCATATGTGGCTCGAGATCGTCTTACCAGAATACACATGTGTCACGTGTTTCGCTGTGAAACCGCTGCCAGAACAATTGCAAATACGCTGAG AGATATTTGTAAACGAATAATGATCGAACGTTCCCTCCAACTCGATGCAAATGGATCCAGCATGAATAGTACGCGATGCGCCATACGTCCCACTGATCTACCGACTGAGAACCGACGCTGGATACGACATC CGCAATCATTCCCTACCCCAATGGAAGAACCGAAGAAAGTATTACGGGCACAGTATGTTGGAAGTGCAGAAGTAAATCATCCGACCGGTATGGAGGTATTGAACGATGCCATCGATAAATTGACCTCCGGCACGCCACCGGAAAACTGGAACATGGTGAATGTTGCCGTAGCTCCCAGCATGATCAGCGTCAACTCGTCG GATGCGGACGGACGTTTGTTGTGCGAATGTCGTGTGCGGTACTTAAGCTTCTTGGGTATTGGTAAGAACGTTCAGCAGTGCGCTTTCATCATGCATACTGCTCAGGACAAGTTTGTGGCTCACGTGTTCTACTGTGAGCCAACCAGTGGACCATTGTGCAAAACGATAGAAGCTGCGTGCAAG cTGCGATACCAAAAATGTTTGGATGCTCATCCAGAAGGTAGTGGCCGCTACTCGGCCGACTCGCAAACACCCGGGAAGGGAATTGGTGCGACTTTAAAAAACTTGATGAGCTCGTTCTCGCTTAAAAAGGATAAGGCCAGCTCCTGA
- the LOC126556233 gene encoding thymidylate synthase, whose translation MEAENGNVVAEKKENQGNAEEQAYLQLIRDIIGKGSKRLDRTGVGTLSIFGGQMRFSLRDGVIPLLTTKKVFFRGVAEELLWFIKGSTNAKKLQAKGIRIWDGNSTREYLDSCGFTDREEGDLGPVYGFQWRHFGATYKTCHDDYTGQGIDQLAKVIDTIKNNPYDRRIIMSAWNPSDIPIMALPPCHCLAQFFVADGELSCQMYQRSADVGLGVPFNIASYSLLTHMIAHVTGLKAGEFIHTTGDTHIYLNHVDALREQIERTPDKFPTLVIKRKVESIDDFNFADFEIVNYNPQSAIKMQMAV comes from the exons ATGGAAGctgaaaatggaaatgtagttgcagaaaagaaggaaaatcagGGCAATGCCGAGGAGCAAGCGTATTTGCAGTTGATTCGTGATATTATCGGCAAGGGTAGCAAACGTCTCGATCGTACGGGCGTTGGCACTTTGTCGATATTTGGCGGCCAGATGCGTTTCAGCCTACGCGACGGAGTTATACCGTTGCTAACAACGAAGAAAGTGTTTTTTAGAGGTGTTGCTGAGGAGCTGCTGTGGTTTATCAAAGGCTCAACTAACGCCAAGAAACTGCAAGCGAAGGGGATTCGCATCTGGGACGGTAACAGCACACGAGAGTATCTGGATTCGTGTGGCTTTACGGATCGTGAGGAAG GTGATTTAGGGCCCGTTTACGGTTTCCAGTGGCGTCACTTTGGTGCAACGTACAAAACGTGCCACGACGATTACACAGGGCAAGGCATCGATCAGCTGGCGAAAGTGATCgacacaataaaaaacaatcccTACGATCGTCGTATCATTATGAGCGCTTGGAATCCTTCCGACATTCCCATCATGGCACTGCCACCGTGCCACTGTTTGgcacagttttttgttgctgatggAGAGCTCTCCTGCCAGATGTATCAGCGATCGGCCGATGTTGGCTTGGGCGTGCCGTTTAACATTGCTAGCTACTCACTGCTGACCCATATGATCGCTCATGTCACTGGACTGAAG gCAGGAGAATTTATACATACCACTGGAGATACACACATCTATCTGAACCATGTCGATGCGCTTCGTGAACAAATCGAAAGGACACCGGACAAATTTCCGACCCTCGTAATCAAGCGCAAGGTGGAGTCGATcgatgattttaattttgctgATTTTGAAATCGTAAATTACAATCCTCAGTCTGCGATAAAGATGCAAATGGCTGTTTAA